From one Trifolium pratense cultivar HEN17-A07 linkage group LG1, ARS_RC_1.1, whole genome shotgun sequence genomic stretch:
- the LOC123917470 gene encoding peptidyl-prolyl cis-trans isomerase FKBP62-like isoform X1, whose protein sequence is MAVLSEIEEDELDEEPGEVIESAPPQKLGEERQLNSNSPIKKKLLKRGHGWETPNFNDQVTVHYVGTLLDGTKLGSTRDSDCPVTFTLGQGEVYAGLDDGIVTMKKGEVALFTLPAVESEGIPQDSNSVAQFEVELVSWITVVDVCKDGGIIKKIMEKGKGNDRPGDLDEVLVKYQVSLVDGTVVAETPEGGVEFYLKDGHFLLKLPKVIMTMTRGEKAELIVQPQYAFGEKGREAGSGFNSVPPDSVLHVNIELVSFKPVINVIGDSTVIKKILKEGEGTFTANEGANVTVSYTAMLEDGTVFEKRGIGETQPLKFVTDEEQVITGLDRAVATMKKGERAIISIHPDYAFGNVEVRQELAIVPPGSKVVYDIEMMDFIKEKAPWELNNNEKIEVAGRKKEEGNLLFKSGKYQQAAKKYDKAADFVIEDGSFGDDEQKLAKSLRISCWLNGAACCLKLNEFPGAIKLCTQVLDVEFHNVKALYRRAQAYVETEDFLLAGVDIKKALEVDPQNREVKVLKMKLKQLQANSDKKDAKLYENMFASKSKRLKVEKEEGEVVKLETDNVGDSAAPSDGGLIIDSR, encoded by the exons ATGGCAGTGTTATCGgaaattgaagaagatgaactcGATGAAGAACCAGGCGAGGTCATCGAATCAGCACCGCCTCAAAAGCTCGGCGAAGAAAGACAACTCAATTCCAACTCCCCAATCAAAAAGAAGCTTCTCAAACGCGGTCACGGTTGGGAAACCCCCAATTTCAACGATCAAGTTACcg TTCATTATGTTGGAACTTTGCTTGATGGAACCAAGTTGGGTTCTACCAGGGATTCTGATTGTCCTGTCACATTTACACTTGGCCAAG GTGAAGTGTATGCTGGATTGGATGATGGTATTGTCACCATGAAGAAAGGAGAGGTGGCATTGTTCACATTACCTGCTGTTGAGTCTGAAGGCATTCCACAAGACTCCAACTCAGTTGCGCAGTTTGAGGTGGAACTCGTTTCGTGGATTACGGTGGTGGATGTTTGCAAAGATGGCGGAATTATCAAGAAAATTATGGAGAAGGGGAAAGGGAATGATCGGCCTGGTGATCTTGACGAAGTCCTTG TGAAGTATCAGGTGTCACTAGTAGATGGCACTGTTGTTGCAGAAACACCGGAAGGAGGAGTTGAATTCTACTTGAAGGATG GTCATTTTCTTCTTAAATTGCCGAAAGTGATCATGACTATGACAAGAGGAGAGAAGGCTGAATTAATTGTTCAACCTCAGT ATGCCTTTGGGGAGAAGGGGAGAGAAGCTGGCAGCGGGTTCAATTCAGTTCCACCAGACTCAGTGCTGCATGTTAATATTGAATTGGTGTCCTTCAAACCTGTCATAAATGTAATTGGTGACTCAACGGTGATTAAGAAGATTTTGAAAGAAGGGGAGGGTACTTTCACAGCCAACGAGGGTGCAAATGTTACTG TCAGCTACACAGCCATGCTAGAAGATGGCACTGTATTTGAGAAAAGAGGAATCGGTGAAACACAACCCTTGAAATTTGTAACTGATGAGG AACAAGTTATTACTGGTCTAGACCGAGCAGTGGCAACAATGAAGAAGGGTGAGAGGGCCATAATTAGTATACATCCTGATTATGCATTTGGAAATGTTGAAGTGAGACAAGAACTGGCTATCGTGCCACCAGGCTCAAAAGTTGTCTATGACATTGAAATGATGGATTTTATTAag GAGAAAGCACCATGGGAGTTAAATAATAATGAGAAAATTGAGGTGGCTGGGAGGAAGAAAGAAGAAGggaatttattatttaaaagtgGCAAATATCAGCAAGCAGCGAAGAAGTATGATAAG GCTGCTGATTTTGTTATTGAAGATGGATCCTTTGGGGATGATGAGCAAAAGCTAGCTAAATCGTTGAGAATTTCATGTTGGTTGAACGGTGCAGCTTGTTGCCTTAAACTGAATGAATTTCCAGGAGCAATCAAACTATGTACTCAG GTGCTTGATGTTGAGTTTCACAATGTGAAAGCTTTGTATAGAAGAGCGCAAGCATACGTAGAGACCGAAGACTTTCTCTTGGCAGGTGTAGACATCAAGAAAGCTCTTGAGGTGGATCCACAGAACAG GGAGGTAAAGGTACTGAAGATGAAATTGAAGCAACTTCAAGCTAACAGTGACAAAAAAGATGCTAAACTGTATGAAAATATGTTTGCAAGTAAATCAAAG AGATTGAAAGTTGAGAAAGAAGAGGGTGAGGTGGTGAAACTAGAAACTGACAATGTCGGTGACAGCGCAGCGCCTTCTGATGGTGGTTTAATTATTGATTCTCGTTGA
- the LOC123917462 gene encoding uncharacterized protein LOC123917462, translating into MTKSSHYFAHSFISSSISYHINTHNSNTFSQLQFKVSKFQTHFIYSHSNSLNKKKKTFFLKPSFLIMMRNKGQSQNMFIRIMSSPIRALGKARDAYVRSITNCGQSYGGSYPMDAASKFSSLSRSQSAATSRRSTSSSRRSTSSPLEGNEDFAELVRAASARTLVTRLDMDLVLKQQQQQQQKLNKGLPKSSSVSMAKIDEDMPFDSSVEGKIGFVADSYPRSKSYAVGHNRHRNVAF; encoded by the coding sequence ATGACAAAGTCTTCCCATTACTTTGCTCACAGTTTCATTTCATCAtcaatatcatatcatataaataCACATAACTCAAACACATTTTCACAACTACAATTCAAAGTTTCAAAGTTTCAAACCCACTTCATATATTCACATTCAAATtctctcaacaaaaaaaaaaaaacattttttttaaaaccatcTTTTTTGATCATGATGAGGAACAAGGGACAAAGCCAAAACATGTTTATTAGGATCATGTCTTCACCAATAAGAGCATTAGGAAAAGCAAGAGATGCATATGTAAGAAGCATAACAAATTGTGGTCAAAGTTATGGTGGTAGTTATCCAATGGATGCTGCTTCAAAATTTTCATCTTTATCAAGAAGTCAAAGTGCAGCAACATCAAGAagatcaacatcatcatcaagaAGATCAACATCATCACCATTAGAAGGTAATGAAGATTTTGCTGAACTTGTTAGAGCTGCTTCAGCTAGAACTTTGGTTACTAGACTTGATATGGATTTGGTTCTTAAACAACAGCAGCAACAGCAAcagaaattgaataaaggaTTGCCTAAATCTAGTAGTGTTAGTATGGCTAAGATTGATGAAGATATGCCTTTTGATTCTAGTGTTGAAGGAAAAATTGGTTTTGTTGCTGATTCTTATCCTAGATCTAAGAGTTATGCTGTTGGTCATAATAGACATAGAAATGTTGCTTTCTGA
- the LOC123917470 gene encoding peptidyl-prolyl cis-trans isomerase FKBP62-like isoform X2, translating into MSTMKYQVSLVDGTVVAETPEGGVEFYLKDGHFLLKLPKVIMTMTRGEKAELIVQPQYAFGEKGREAGSGFNSVPPDSVLHVNIELVSFKPVINVIGDSTVIKKILKEGEGTFTANEGANVTVSYTAMLEDGTVFEKRGIGETQPLKFVTDEEQVITGLDRAVATMKKGERAIISIHPDYAFGNVEVRQELAIVPPGSKVVYDIEMMDFIKEKAPWELNNNEKIEVAGRKKEEGNLLFKSGKYQQAAKKYDKAADFVIEDGSFGDDEQKLAKSLRISCWLNGAACCLKLNEFPGAIKLCTQVLDVEFHNVKALYRRAQAYVETEDFLLAGVDIKKALEVDPQNREVKVLKMKLKQLQANSDKKDAKLYENMFASKSKRLKVEKEEGEVVKLETDNVGDSAAPSDGGLIIDSR; encoded by the exons ATGTCAACAA TGAAGTATCAGGTGTCACTAGTAGATGGCACTGTTGTTGCAGAAACACCGGAAGGAGGAGTTGAATTCTACTTGAAGGATG GTCATTTTCTTCTTAAATTGCCGAAAGTGATCATGACTATGACAAGAGGAGAGAAGGCTGAATTAATTGTTCAACCTCAGT ATGCCTTTGGGGAGAAGGGGAGAGAAGCTGGCAGCGGGTTCAATTCAGTTCCACCAGACTCAGTGCTGCATGTTAATATTGAATTGGTGTCCTTCAAACCTGTCATAAATGTAATTGGTGACTCAACGGTGATTAAGAAGATTTTGAAAGAAGGGGAGGGTACTTTCACAGCCAACGAGGGTGCAAATGTTACTG TCAGCTACACAGCCATGCTAGAAGATGGCACTGTATTTGAGAAAAGAGGAATCGGTGAAACACAACCCTTGAAATTTGTAACTGATGAGG AACAAGTTATTACTGGTCTAGACCGAGCAGTGGCAACAATGAAGAAGGGTGAGAGGGCCATAATTAGTATACATCCTGATTATGCATTTGGAAATGTTGAAGTGAGACAAGAACTGGCTATCGTGCCACCAGGCTCAAAAGTTGTCTATGACATTGAAATGATGGATTTTATTAag GAGAAAGCACCATGGGAGTTAAATAATAATGAGAAAATTGAGGTGGCTGGGAGGAAGAAAGAAGAAGggaatttattatttaaaagtgGCAAATATCAGCAAGCAGCGAAGAAGTATGATAAG GCTGCTGATTTTGTTATTGAAGATGGATCCTTTGGGGATGATGAGCAAAAGCTAGCTAAATCGTTGAGAATTTCATGTTGGTTGAACGGTGCAGCTTGTTGCCTTAAACTGAATGAATTTCCAGGAGCAATCAAACTATGTACTCAG GTGCTTGATGTTGAGTTTCACAATGTGAAAGCTTTGTATAGAAGAGCGCAAGCATACGTAGAGACCGAAGACTTTCTCTTGGCAGGTGTAGACATCAAGAAAGCTCTTGAGGTGGATCCACAGAACAG GGAGGTAAAGGTACTGAAGATGAAATTGAAGCAACTTCAAGCTAACAGTGACAAAAAAGATGCTAAACTGTATGAAAATATGTTTGCAAGTAAATCAAAG AGATTGAAAGTTGAGAAAGAAGAGGGTGAGGTGGTGAAACTAGAAACTGACAATGTCGGTGACAGCGCAGCGCCTTCTGATGGTGGTTTAATTATTGATTCTCGTTGA